TTGAAGGgagtgtgatgacagtgacgtgTGCTTGAAGGGAGTGTGATGACCGTGACGTGTGCTTGCAGGgagtgtgatgacagtgacgtgTGCTTGCAGGgagtgtgatgacagtgacgtgTGCTTGCAGGgagtgtgatgacagtgacgtgTGCTTGCAGGGAGTGTTCCGTGCTGAAGGCGGAGAAGACGCCCCATGACATCGCGGACGCTCTGCTGTCCCTGAAGCACGCCGTGGTTCATCCCCCCTTCAGTGGGccgctgtcccccctctcccctccccccatgccgcACCTGGCTCCGCACCACGCCGCTCAGAGCGTGgccccctacccctcctacccccccggcccctctcccGGCCCCTCTCCCATCCCGCAGGCTGGGGGCGGGGCTTACGGGGCGGGCTACCCTCACGCGCACGGCCAGTCCGTGCTGCACGCGTCCtatggcgtgggggtgggggtgggcatcgGGGTGGGGGCGCAGTACGGCCAGCAGTACCCcgacccctgcccctccccctcctcctccacccagccccagggtcaccaccaccctccccccttgccacccccaccaccaccccctcctcctcccccctcacagaCGAGCATGGCGTTCCCCGCGATGAGCGTCAACGTGTCCATGTCCATGAACGTGGGCATGGcgcccaacctccaccccccagccccctacaactacggcccccaccacccccagcagtggcccccacccccttccccagcacagcccccctcctccccgtccctgGCTGCTCAGTACCACCAGGGGGCGGGCCTCAGTGCCGGCGTgcccccctacccttccccctacccccccgggcagccccagccccccacctcctaccccccgaGTTCCTACTCCCTGGGCCACGACCTGCGGGCTTCAGACTCCCGCTTCTGCTTCAAGACGACGGCGCCTGACTTTGGCGGTGGATCTGAGGGCCACCTGTACTACAAGACGGGGGTGGGGGACCTCCTGAAGGAGTCTGGGTCCCACTACTGCTCCatgcgccacccccacccccacccacacccacacccacacctgcatGACGACCAGGACTTCTCCAACAAACGCTCCAGGCTGCTGACCGACAAGGTTGCCATGGCAGCCGCGGCCGCCGCCGTGTCAGTGACAGGGACCGGAGCGGCAGCGGGCATGatgatggggataggggtgggggacggggggtacgGTTTGGGGGCACACCCACACTCcgccccccatcatcaccaccaccaccaccaccaccaccagcaccagcagggCCTGCTGAAGACTAACCTGTGCAGGATCTGCGGCAAGACCTACGCCCGGCCGTCCACGCTCAAGACACACCTGCGGACCCACAGCGGCGAGAAGCCCTACAAGTGCAGCACGTGCAACAAGTCCTTCTCGCAGGCTGCCAACCTCACGGcgcacatccgcacacacagCGGGGAGAAGCCGTTCCGCTGCCCTATCTGTGACCGCCGCTTCTCGCAGAGCTCGTCCGTCACCACGCACATGAGGACACACTCCGGGGACCGACCCTATCGCTGCCGCCTGTGCAAGAAGGCCTTCTCTGACAGCTCCACGCTGACCAAGCACCTGCGGATCCACAGTGGCGAGAAACCCTACCAGTGCAAGCTGTGTCTGCTGCGATTCTCCCAGTCTGGAAACCTCAACCGTCACATGCGAGTTCACACCAACCAGGTGTGAAGGTGAGATCTTCCTGCACTGCCTGATGAATACTGGACATGTAGCAAGATGAAGACTGCATTCATTACCCAAGGCTCTGTCAGCAGTGAGTGGTCTGGTTCTGCACAACATTCACCTGTTGCTCAGTGAAGATAaccagtgctcagtgctcagacATTCACTTGTTGCTCAGTGAAGATAaccagtgctcagtgctcagacATTCACTTGTTGCTCAGTGAGGCTAaccagtgctcagtgctcagacATTCACTTGTTGCTCAGTGAGGCTAaccagtgctcagtgctcagacATTCACTTGTTGCTCAGTGAGGCTAaccagtgctcagtgctcagacATTCACTTGTTGCTCAGTGAGGCGAaccagtgctcagtgctcagacATTCACTTGTTGCTCAGTGAGGCGAACAAGTGCCAAGACACCAGTGTTGCCGTTGTTAGAACCTCACAATGTGTTACATCCGTACACACTGCAGGAACTGCTGGAGTCAATGAaacataggggagggggggggtcatggaTTGATTCATGGGGACCACAGCAGCAtgaagacagcagacagcagcatgaagacagcagacagcagcatgaagacagcagacagcagcatgAAGACAGCAGCATGAAGACAGCAGCAtgaagacagcagacagcagcatgAAGACAGCAGCATGAAGACAGCAGCAtgaagacagcagacagcagcatgaagacagcagacagcagcatgAAGACAGCTGTGTGAAGACAGAAGTCATCAGCATGAAGTCAGCAGTATAAATACAGCAGCAGCATGAAGTCAGCAGTATGAATACAGCAGCAGCATGAAATCAGCAGTATGAATACAGCAGCATGAAACGTGTCTTCAACACCCACACTTCAACATGCCTCAAATACACAGAAATGTCTTCAACACGCACACTTCAACATGTCTCAAATACACAGAAATGTCTTCAACACCCGCACTTCAACATGTCTCAAATACACAGAAATGTCTTCAACACCCGCACTTCAACATGCCTCAAATACACAGAAATGTCTTCAACACCCGCACTTCAATATGTCTCAAATACACAGAAATGTCTTCAACACGCACACTTCAACATGTCTCACATATACAGAAATAAACGTGTATTTCAACCTTCACCTGTCTTCTACACACCCACTGGCCTGCATGACGTGTCGAGaaaattgtactgtactgtattgtactgtactgtactgtactgtactgtactgtactgcattgtactgtattgtattactgggGACCATGGTGAGGGACTTTCTGTTTGCGAATGACTGTGGTCTTGCTGCGCTGAAGGCAGCAGACCAGCACGAGCCTACctgtcagcagcagcaaaagcctTTGGACAAAACACAAGACACAAGACGTTCTCCAGCCTGCACCAGGCCTTTGGACAAAACACAAGACACAAGACGTTCTCCAGCCTGCACCAGGCCTGTGGACAAAACACAAGACACAAGACGTTCTCCAGCCCGCACCAGGCCTTTGGACAAAACACAAGACACAAGACGTTCTCCAGCCTGCACCAGGCCTGTGGACAAAACACAAGACACAAGACGTGCTCCAGCCTGCACCAGGCCTGTGGACAAAACACAAGACACAAGACGTGCTCCAGCCTGCACCAGGCCTgtggacaaaacaagacaagacgtgcTCCAGCCTGCACCAGGCCTgtggacaaaacaagacaagacgtgcTCCAGCCTGCACCAGGCCTGTGGacaaaacacaagacaagacgtgcTCCAGCCTGCACCAGGCCTGTGGACAAAACACAAGACACAAGACGTGCTCCAGCCTGCACCACCTGGCCCCTCCGGAGCCTCATGTCCAAATCAGGGGGCACAACTCGTACCTAGGAAGCTACCTTTCCTTATCCAGAGCCGTGGACAATGACGTCACGTCACCAACAGACCAGCAGCAGGAGGTACCCCCCATCAGCAGGCTGTGGACACCAGTGTGGGCAGTCCGCATCAAACTGACCGCCCAGATGGCAGTCTACAGGGATGTTGTCACCACCTCCCAGCTGTCATCACGAAATCCCTGCTTGAAGCTCTCATCATGAAATCCCTGCTTGAAGCTCTCATCATGGAAGCTCTCATCATGAAATCCCTGCTTGAAGCTCACATCATGAAATCCCTGCTTGAAGCTCTCATCATGAAATCCCTGCTTGAAGCTCTCATCATGAAATCCCTGCTTGAAGCTCTCATCATGGAATCCCTGCTTGAAGCTCTCATCACGAAATCGCTGCTTGAAGCTCTCATCATGGAATCCCTGCTTGAAGCTCTCATCACGAAATCCCTGCTTGAAGCTCTCATCATGGAATCCCTGCTTGAAGCTCTCATCATGAAATCCCTGCTTGAAGCTCTCATCATGGAATCCCTGCTTGAAGCTGTCATCACGAAATCGCTGCTTGAAGCTCTCATCATGGAATCCCTGCTTGAAGCTCTCATCACGAAATCCCTGCTTGAAGCTCTCATCACGAAATCCCTGCTTGAAGCTCTCATCACGAAATCGCTGCTTCACAGAGATGACTGGGGTTGGAATCATCATGAATCCCCGTTTCTGTGTGCTGGAAAAAGTGTATCGACATGTATGTTCCATTAAGACTGGGTTGATTCCATGTCTGTGggggtttattttgttgttgttgtttttttttgttttttttaaagaatgtcaTACACTGTCTGATTGTTCGATCAAGACTGGACTAattccagtgtgtctgtctgtctgtctgtgtctgtgtcagtgtctgtgtattttaAAGATGTTAGACTGTGTTTACATGtttgttccatcaagactgggttGATTCCATGTCAGTGtcgtttttgtggggggggggggggggggttggggtttttttttgtttttgtttgtttgtttgttttttgtgtgtgtgggtttttttttgtgttttttttctatatatatttgaagtgtgtctgtgtctgtatctgtgtattttAAAGATGTCaaactgtgtctgtatgtttattcgATCAAGACTGTGTGTTGATTCTATGtctttgttatttattcatttatttatttaaagttGTCAaactgtgtttgtatgtttgttcggtcaagactggtgtgtgtgtgtgtgtgtgtgtgtgtgtgtgtgtgtgtgtgtgtgtgtgtgtgtgtgcccgcgcgcgcgcacacttgtCACGCGATAATCTTCAGACAATAAACAGCGTCAaaatgtcctctgtgtgtgtgtgtgtgtttgtgtgtgtgcgtgcgtgcgtgcgtgcgtatgtgtgtgtgtgtgtgcgcgcgtgtgtttgtgttaattagtgtgtgtgtgtgtgtatgtgtgtgtgtgtgtgtgtgtgtgtgtgtgtgtgtgtgtgtgtgtgtgtgttagtttgctgttgggtttttttctttttggaggtggtggttgttgttgatggtggtggtggtgtgtgtgtgtgcgcgcgcgcgcgtgtgtgtgtgtgtgggtgggtgggtggctgggtgtgtggtagtagtgatcatttcccagtctgtctcacctggtttaATAATCGTGTTAAAATTTCAAAGGTAGGACATAAAACTATATGATATAGGAGTTTTAAGAACTGTAAAAATTCTGATTTTCTCTCGGATTTAGCAAACTCATCTTTAGATGTATATCAGTTAAGAGATCCTGATGAAGCTGTCGAATtttggataaatacattctcttctgtatataacaaacatgcaccatttattagaaaaagagttagacaagaaacaaaaccaccatggataacaaaagaaactgACATTGAAATACATTATAGAGATTATTTGAAGATGTATGATTCAAACgaacaatataagaaacaaagaaataaagtaaacgccatgaaacgtaaatcgaaatataattattttcagaaaatgttagtcAATACAAAAGATTCCCGTCTAATTTGGAAAGCCATCAACAAGCTGAATAATAAACATGtggcaaaaagacaacaaagcatcactgatgtaacagcagatcagttaaataaATATTTTGCAACCACTGCTGAAAAAAATTATACCAAGcgataggaccagtgaaaatgacctctgtattctaaaacagtatattgactcaaagaaaattcatgttccatttagtcttcaaccaGTGACTGTATtggatgtatgtcaaagcctatcacaactaaaacaatctggcacacgagatttggacgggttagatgaacagatattaaagctttcttcccctgttattgtagatactctgacatatctttataatttgtgtttCGATAAGAAATGgtttccttctaaattcaagcaggctaaagtcattccactgtacaaatcaagtgattcttctgatccatctaactatatgccagtttctgtcttgtctgctccgtctaaacccattgaaaaacatttgcaaaaatgttcATATTCTTATCTCTTTTACGACCTAATCCGTGAAGACCAGTCTGttttccgtaaaaatcattcttgtcatacagccctcatacaactcactgacagtcttctacataacataaatgaaaataaatttatGGGTCTCCTTTTTATAGATTtttaaaaagcttttgatgtaatcaatcactccttgttactacgtaaattacaAACTTATAAactaccaccagagtatatttactttatacaatcttttctttctgataggaagtGGTTAATAACattaaataatcaaacctcaaattttacatctattaaacatggagtaccacagggatccatcttagggccgattttattctccacttatgctaatgacttaccttgttatatgaaatgtaaatgtgaaatgtttgcagatgacacattcttacattcaagcaattcagacgccagtaaactaactaatgaactccaagatgatattctgaaacttaatgactggacacacttgaatcacatgccattgaatgctcagaaaacgaagtgcatgtatgtatgtgcacgaaaaaaaagacaaaaagtgaaacataacttcaaaccactattcctaggcgtcaataaaattgaagaggtagattcacataaaattctgggtgtcattattgataaagatctatcttggactgatcatacgaagtacttaagtaaacgtctctcaaacagaatacttcaactagcaaaaatcaaaaagatccttaatgtccattcacgaaagctcttcttctgtgcacatattctgccaggaatcgattatgcgtcaactttatgggacagctgtagcctctcaaacttgatgtttattcaccgtatgcataaaagagcactgaaaatagtattgttaaaacctaactccctgaccccaatggactataaacaacttaatatatatcttttcacaacaggctgtacttcaacaaagctgtttgcatgcattatgttatgtatggaaatgatcaaaaaaaaaaaaagattgcagacacttttaaaactaatgaacacagacacaaccacatgctctgcatacccagaccaagaaacaacctttacaaatccagctttctgtattctggtggaaatttatagaataatctcccactcaccctgaaaagtatcgtaaataaaaacgtgtttaagaaaaatctgaagaatcacctcattgaaaataattaacagaaatacaaattttgattTGTTAGTCGAATATTcctattattaattgtgaaatgttttgtatgtgcttgtgttggcaaggattttgcactatatgagggaacatgtgcatgtgggtgggatgggcatggtgtaattgtcagagaatttgtgttcagtggtgtgtgtgtgtgtgtgtgtgtgtgtgtgtgtgtgtgtgtgtgtgtgtgtgtgtgtgtgtgtgaaatggaaatgcagttGTATATTTCTTTACCACAACAttcttgtagatatatatatatatgcattttgttgttattgttgctcttcatctgcttgtttcttcttcttcttcttcttcttcttcttcttctctctctctctctctctctctctctctctctctctctctct
The sequence above is a segment of the Babylonia areolata isolate BAREFJ2019XMU chromosome 19, ASM4173473v1, whole genome shotgun sequence genome. Coding sequences within it:
- the LOC143293963 gene encoding uncharacterized protein LOC143293963, which encodes MTVTCACRECDDSDVCLKGVECSVLKAEKTPHDIADALLSLKHAVVHPPFSGPLSPLSPPPMPHLAPHHAAQSVAPYPSYPPGPSPGPSPIPQAGGGAYGAGYPHAHGQSVLHASYGVGVGVGIGTSMAFPAMSVNVSMSMNVDSRFCFKTTAPDFGGGSEGHLYYKTGVGDLLKESGSHYCSMRHPHPHPHPHPHLHDDQDFSNKRSRLLTDKVAMAAAAAAVSVTGTGAAAGMMMGIGHQQGLLKTNLCRICGKTYARPSTLKTHLRTHSGEKPYKCSTCNKSFSQAANLTAHIRTHSGEKPFRCPICDRRFSQSSSVTTHMRTHSGDRPYRCRLCKKAFSDSSTLTKHLRIHSGEKPYQCKLCLLRFSQSGNLNRHMRVHTNQV